The DNA segment AAGCTCGACAGACCGGCTTCGATGTTTTCGATGATTTCGCTGGCAAGGATATCGGGATCGGGAAGGTTGTCCAGGTCGGTCAGGCTTTTGTCCTTGAGCCAGAAGATGTCCAGGTTAGTTTTGTCGCGGGCAATGATTTCCGGGTAAGTGAATTTCCGCCAGCGGCCTTCGGGATTTGTGTCCGACCAGGTTTCCTGGCGGTCGTGGCGGTTGGCGGGATTATAGCATTTCACAAAGTCGAGCAGGTCTTCGAGTTGCATGGGCGACTTTTTCAGGGTGTGATGGATATTGGTCCGGTAGTCATAGACCCAGACCGCTTTGGTCCAGGGGTCCCGCGAAGCCGGCTTGTTGTCGAAAAAGAGCACATTGGCCTTGACTCCCTGGGCGTAGAAAATACCCGTGGGCAAGCGCAGGATGGTGTGCAGATCGGTGGTTTTCATCAGTTCCCTGCGCACGGTTTCGCCGGCGCCGCCTTCAAACAGCACATTGTCCGGCAGCACCACCGCGGCCTGGCCAGTTACTTTCAGCAGCGTGCGGATATGCTGCAGGAAGTTGAGCTGTTTGTTGCTGGTGGTGGCCCAGAAGTCCTGGCGGTTGTAGCTTAAATCCTGCTTTTCCTGTTCGCCGGCTTCGTTGGTGATGGTCATGCTGCTTTTCTTGCCAAAGGGCGGATTGGCCAGCACGTAATCCGCCCGGATGCCTTCGTCGCTGATCAGGGCGTCGTTGGACGAGATAAAGGATTCGCCGTCGATCTCCCCGATGTTGTGCAGGAACATGTTCATCAGGCAGAGCCGGCGGGTGCCGGCCACGATTTCATTGCCGGAAAAGGTGCTGTTTTTCAAAAATACCT comes from the Thermodesulfobacteriota bacterium genome and includes:
- a CDS encoding class I SAM-dependent DNA methyltransferase — protein: MNESNLISRVWNFAHVLRDDGVGYGDYLEQITYLLFLKMADEMSRPPYNKNIHFPKIKDTEGHELPDGEPCDWPTLSRKRGAELESYYTQMLRSLGSEKGTLGQIFTKSQNKIQDPAKLLKIIDMIGQEQWTMVGADIKGDIYEGLLEKNAADTKSGAGQYFTPRALIKAMVQCVAPRPGNTIHDPACGTGGFFLAAYDYITANYKLDRDQKVFLKNSTFSGNEIVAGTRRLCLMNMFLHNIGEIDGESFISSNDALISDEGIRADYVLANPPFGKKSSMTITNEAGEQEKQDLSYNRQDFWATTSNKQLNFLQHIRTLLKVTGQAAVVLPDNVLFEGGAGETVRRELMKTTDLHTILRLPTGIFYAQGVKANVLFFDNKPASRDPWTKAVWVYDYRTNIHHTLKKSPMQLEDLLDFVKCYNPANRHDRQETWSDTNPEGRWRKFTYPEIIARDKTNLDIFWLKDKSLTDLDNLPDPDILASEIIENIEAGLSSFKEIMETINGK